The following are from one region of the Pseudorasbora parva isolate DD20220531a chromosome 12, ASM2467924v1, whole genome shotgun sequence genome:
- the sp7 gene encoding transcription factor Sp7, producing MAASILEEETRYGSSPLAMLTATCNKFGSTSPVRDSATPGKAGSIAPLKKAYSMTSELQSPKNGRGNEGIVDTYSGSFSSAGGLLTPTGSPPPAPTGAYGSEYNPFSSFQTSNASQDPSLLGSKATADCLASVNTYLDMTHPYGSWYKSIHSGITAAPANATSSWWDVHTNSNWLSAGQPQSESLQAPLQPVVTQASLNPQMPSYTPDFTPLNPAPYPSVGLSSSSHLLQSSQHMIPQDMYKPKPVTTSGILDNSMGLKPSRGSGGYTGGSSTGRSSCDCPNCQELERLGASAASLRKKPVHSCHIPGCGKVYGKASHLKAHLRWHTGERPFVCNWLFCGKRFTRSDELERHVRTHTREKKFTCLLCNKRFTRSDHLSKHQKTHAEASMQGKGPEEEAEPRGAEEPTDSNKVAPAGAMQDPTIGGEEKSSSGNGVENSSGLLEI from the exons ATGGCCGCGTCGATTCTGGAG GAGGAAACACGTTATGGATCCAGTCCCTTGGCTATGCTAACTGCCACCTGCAATAAATTTGGGAGCACCAGTCCAGTCCGAGACTCAGCCACGCCTGGTAAAGCGGGAAGCATAGCACCTCTTAAGAAAGCCTACAGCATGACTTCTGAACTCCAGAGTCCCAAGAATGGACGAGGCAATGAGGGCATTGTGGACACTTACAGCGGCTCATTCAGCTCCGCCGGAGGCTTGCTCACCCCAACCGGAAGCCCTCCTCCTGCTCCTACCGGAGCATATGGCTCCGAATACAACCCGTTTTCCAGCTTCCAGACCTCGAATGCCTCTCAGGACCCTTCGCTTTTGGGGAGCAAAGCCACTGCGGACTGCCTGGCTAGTGTCAATACCTATTTGGACATGACACACCCCTACGGATCATGGTACAAGAGCATCCATTCTGGAATCACGGCTGCACCTGCGAACGCCACATCTTCTTGGTGGGACGTCCACACCAACTCAAACTGGCTTAGCGCCGGCCAACCTCAATCCGAAAGCCTCCAAGCGCCCTTGCAACCGGTTGTTACGCAAGCATCCCTCAATCCACAGATGCCCAGCTACACTCCCGATTTTACACCTCTTAATCCAGCGCCATACCCGTCTGTTGGTTTGAGCTCGTCTTCACATTTGCTCCAGTCCTCACAGCACATGATCCCACAGGACATGTACAAACCCAAGCCCGTAACCACTTCGGGAATCCTGGACAATTCCATGGGGCTCAAACCAAGCCGAGGCTCGGGCGGATACACAGGTGGCTCTTCCACCGGGAGGTCTTCATGCGATTGCCCAAATTGCCAAGAGCTAGAAAGATTAGGAGCATCTGCAGCATCCCTGCGCAAGAAGCCTGTGCACAGCTGCCACATTCCCGGCTGCGGAAAGGTCTACGGCAAGGCCTCGCATCTAAAAGCTCATCTGCGTTGGCACACGGGCGAAAGACCCTTCGTCTGCAATTGGCTGTTCTGCGGAAAACGCTTCACTCGCTCCGACGAACTGGAGCGCCACGTCCGCACTCACACTCGAGAGAAAAAGTTCACGTGCCTTCTGTGCAATAAGCGCTTTACTCGAAGCGACCATCTCAGCAAACATCAGAAGACGCATGCGGAAGCTAGCATGCAAGGTAAAGGGCCGGAAGAAGAGGCCGAGCCTAGAGGAGCCGAGGAGCCGACAGATTCCAATAAAGTGGCTCCTGCGGGGGCCATGCAGGACCCAACAATTGGTGGAGAAGAAAAGAGCAGCTCGGGGAATGGTGTGGAAAACAGCAGCGGACTTCTGGAGATATAA